In one Zobellia galactanivorans genomic region, the following are encoded:
- a CDS encoding CmpA/NrtA family ABC transporter substrate-binding protein, producing the protein MKTIFTKASLLATIAAVVMACGGKETKKTNAAATEDAVASKTKQLDIEKPQLTFGFIKLTDMAPLAIAKEKGFFEDEGLFVSVEAQSNWKNVLDRVIDGQLDGSHMLAGQPIAAGAGFGRQAELVTPFSMDLNGNGITVSNDVWSKMKPNVPVGADGKPVHPIKADALKPVITEYKNSGKPFKMGMVFPVSTHNYEIRYWLAAAGIHPGMYTADNVQGQIDAEVLLSVTPPPQMPATLESGTIYGYCVGEPWNQQAVFKGIGVPVVTNYDIWKNNPEKVFVMTKKFVTDNPNTAIAVTKAMIRAGKWLDEPSNRAEAVKILSMSQYVGAPEEVLANSMTGTFEFEKGDKRDMPDFNVFYKYNATYPFYSDGIWFLTQMRRWGQIPETKTTEWYSETIKEIYRPDIWKKAADLLVAEGQIPATDVPETDGFKPATTDFIDGTSYDAKDPIGYINSFSIGNKD; encoded by the coding sequence ATGAAAACCATTTTTACAAAAGCATCATTACTAGCAACTATAGCTGCAGTAGTTATGGCTTGTGGAGGAAAAGAAACAAAAAAGACAAATGCAGCCGCTACGGAAGATGCGGTCGCTTCAAAAACAAAACAACTAGATATTGAAAAACCACAACTTACGTTCGGTTTTATCAAACTAACGGATATGGCACCTCTAGCCATTGCAAAGGAAAAAGGATTCTTTGAAGATGAAGGCCTCTTTGTTTCCGTTGAAGCACAATCCAACTGGAAAAATGTTTTAGACCGTGTTATTGATGGTCAATTAGATGGCTCGCACATGTTGGCAGGCCAGCCTATTGCCGCTGGAGCCGGTTTTGGAAGACAGGCTGAATTGGTGACTCCTTTTTCAATGGATTTAAACGGAAATGGAATTACAGTTTCTAACGATGTTTGGTCTAAAATGAAGCCCAATGTACCCGTTGGTGCAGATGGTAAACCAGTGCATCCTATTAAAGCAGATGCTTTAAAACCCGTAATTACGGAATACAAAAACAGCGGTAAGCCTTTTAAAATGGGAATGGTATTTCCTGTTTCAACACACAATTATGAAATACGTTATTGGTTAGCTGCTGCCGGAATTCACCCAGGTATGTATACGGCCGATAATGTTCAAGGTCAAATAGATGCTGAGGTTTTACTATCTGTTACACCTCCGCCACAAATGCCGGCCACTTTAGAATCTGGTACTATTTATGGCTACTGTGTAGGTGAGCCTTGGAATCAACAAGCTGTTTTTAAAGGTATTGGTGTACCTGTAGTAACCAACTATGATATCTGGAAAAACAACCCTGAAAAGGTATTTGTAATGACGAAGAAATTCGTAACGGATAACCCAAATACTGCAATTGCAGTTACCAAAGCAATGATTCGTGCAGGAAAATGGTTAGATGAACCATCAAATAGAGCAGAAGCAGTAAAAATTCTTTCCATGTCTCAGTACGTTGGTGCACCAGAAGAGGTATTAGCCAATTCTATGACGGGTACTTTTGAATTTGAAAAAGGGGATAAAAGGGATATGCCAGATTTCAATGTGTTCTACAAGTACAATGCTACCTATCCTTTCTACTCAGATGGTATTTGGTTCTTGACACAAATGCGCAGATGGGGACAAATTCCTGAAACAAAAACTACGGAATGGTATAGCGAAACGATCAAAGAGATTTATCGTCCTGACATCTGGAAAAAAGCAGCAGACTTGCTAGTTGCCGAAGGACAAATTCCTGCAACGGATGTTCCTGAAACGGATGGCTTTAAACCAGCAACAACAGATTTCATTGACGGTACCTCTTATGATGCAAAAGACCCTATTGGTTACATCAATAGTTTCTCAATCGGAAACAAAGATTAA
- a CDS encoding Crp/Fnr family transcriptional regulator: MISISNKTSGLTDDVNLVNTACVACSNEYCLIKRNMKSSVGSTFVKQRKEIRCKKGQQFIMEGAAVTGLFFVLKGKVKVLRTGLHGKEQIVRFAKEGEIIGHRGFGTEESYTISAVALEDCTLCYFSKENLQEVLRTEPTFTYDLMLFYANELNKSEAKVKTLSQMSVRERVIDTLLYVHRKFGQQHNFISVLLRRREYADYAGTTEEQVIRVFSALKKEELIVTKGKHIGINDTSLLQQEISEHNFYLDS; encoded by the coding sequence ATGATTTCAATCTCAAATAAAACAAGTGGATTAACCGATGATGTAAATTTGGTGAATACCGCTTGCGTGGCTTGTTCTAATGAATACTGCTTGATAAAGAGAAACATGAAATCTTCGGTTGGTTCTACTTTTGTCAAACAACGCAAGGAGATACGTTGTAAAAAGGGACAACAATTCATTATGGAAGGTGCCGCAGTAACTGGCCTTTTCTTTGTGTTAAAAGGGAAGGTTAAAGTACTGCGCACAGGACTTCATGGTAAAGAACAAATTGTGCGTTTTGCTAAAGAAGGCGAAATTATTGGTCATAGGGGGTTTGGAACAGAAGAATCTTATACTATAAGTGCTGTTGCCCTAGAAGATTGCACGTTATGTTATTTTTCCAAAGAAAATCTGCAAGAGGTATTGCGAACGGAACCCACATTTACTTATGATCTCATGTTATTCTATGCAAACGAACTGAATAAAAGTGAAGCCAAGGTAAAGACGCTTTCACAAATGAGTGTTCGGGAAAGGGTTATAGATACCCTGTTGTATGTTCACAGAAAATTCGGACAGCAACATAATTTTATATCCGTATTATTAAGACGGAGGGAGTATGCCGATTATGCCGGCACTACTGAAGAGCAGGTAATCCGTGTTTTTTCGGCCCTGAAAAAAGAAGAACTTATCGTAACCAAAGGTAAGCATATAGGTATTAACGATACCTCACTTTTGCAGCAGGAAATATCCGAACACAACTTCTATCTAGATAGTTAA
- a CDS encoding MFS transporter, translating to METQTKKATTLKLTDLKSMPIRTFWITSIAFFICFFAWFGIVPFMPDVVKDLGLTPDQKWNSIILAVTGTVFARLLIGKLCDKYGPRLCYTYLLVLGAIPVILLGFVQTPTQFLICRLFIGFIGASFVITQFHTSIMFAPNIVGTANATSAGWGNLGGGANRLGMPLIAAAVVSFGVADEIAWRYSMVIAGVIAMLMGVVYYFFTQDTPEGNFAQLKKEGRMPTIKKDEEGFLSVLKDYRVWILFVVYGASFGIELTVYGTMDDYLQNTFGISRSMAGNLVLSFALMNIFARTLGGFFGDRFGRLKGLRGRVLFLTMILAVEGVMLTIFSTTTSIAFGMIFLILFSLSVQMAEGATFSVVPFINKKAIGSISGIVGAGGNVGAFMAAMFLKSKSSVAETAALATNSNLGEEAMKAAQAAAASGAVSSGYFVIGGFVAVTALVTLAIKFSTADEKAVKEELKVELAYAADK from the coding sequence ATGGAAACACAAACTAAAAAAGCGACTACCTTAAAACTGACCGATCTAAAAAGTATGCCTATCCGTACATTTTGGATTACTTCAATAGCCTTCTTTATTTGTTTTTTCGCATGGTTCGGTATTGTACCCTTTATGCCTGACGTGGTAAAGGACTTGGGACTTACTCCCGATCAAAAATGGAACTCGATCATATTGGCGGTAACAGGAACCGTATTCGCACGTTTACTAATCGGTAAGCTTTGCGATAAGTACGGACCACGCCTATGTTATACCTATCTATTGGTTTTGGGCGCCATACCCGTTATACTTCTCGGTTTTGTACAGACGCCGACCCAATTTTTGATTTGCCGTCTATTTATCGGCTTTATTGGAGCATCTTTTGTTATTACGCAGTTTCATACTTCTATAATGTTTGCCCCTAATATTGTCGGTACGGCTAACGCCACATCTGCGGGTTGGGGAAATTTAGGTGGTGGAGCCAACCGTTTAGGGATGCCTTTAATTGCGGCGGCAGTTGTTAGTTTTGGTGTTGCCGATGAAATAGCTTGGCGCTATTCAATGGTAATAGCTGGTGTGATTGCTATGCTAATGGGCGTGGTGTATTACTTTTTTACACAAGACACTCCCGAAGGTAATTTTGCACAATTAAAGAAAGAAGGCAGAATGCCAACCATTAAAAAAGATGAAGAAGGCTTTTTAAGTGTCCTAAAAGATTATAGGGTTTGGATTCTTTTTGTTGTTTATGGAGCATCTTTTGGTATAGAGCTTACGGTTTATGGAACAATGGATGATTACCTTCAGAATACCTTTGGAATTTCTAGGTCAATGGCGGGTAATTTAGTGCTTTCATTTGCCTTAATGAATATTTTCGCCCGTACATTGGGCGGCTTTTTTGGAGATAGATTCGGAAGGTTAAAAGGCCTTCGTGGTAGGGTTCTTTTTTTAACCATGATTCTTGCTGTAGAAGGGGTAATGTTGACAATTTTTTCAACTACCACAAGCATTGCTTTCGGTATGATTTTCTTGATATTATTTAGTCTTTCGGTACAAATGGCGGAAGGCGCAACTTTCTCCGTGGTTCCTTTTATAAATAAAAAAGCGATTGGCTCTATTTCCGGTATCGTAGGTGCAGGAGGAAACGTGGGGGCATTTATGGCTGCCATGTTTTTAAAATCAAAATCTTCAGTTGCTGAGACGGCAGCATTGGCTACGAATTCCAATTTGGGAGAAGAGGCTATGAAAGCTGCGCAAGCGGCAGCAGCTTCTGGTGCTGTTTCAAGTGGTTATTTCGTAATTGGCGGTTTCGTTGCTGTCACTGCACTAGTGACCTTAGCCATTAAATTCTCTACTGCCGATGAAAAAGCGGTAAAAGAAGAGTTAAAAGTTGAATTAGCGTACGCAGCAGATAAATAA
- the cobA gene encoding uroporphyrinogen-III C-methyltransferase, whose amino-acid sequence MKIEKEAKVTLIGAGPGSSDLITVRGLKALKAADVVLYDALIGEELLRQMDTRIPKIYVGKRCGQHAFTQDDINVLIVEKAFEHGHVVRLKGGDPFVFGRAHEEIDYVESFGIPVTVVPGVSSAIAVPSGQGIPMTRRGVSSSFWVMTATKRDGSFSEDLKFASQSSATMVILMGVRKLAEISAEVSKYRGSLTPMAVIQNGTMQNESCIVGTLGDVASAISDIDTSKPGIIVIGDVVAEHPSFFEEEVQRVLHSSL is encoded by the coding sequence ATGAAAATTGAAAAAGAAGCAAAAGTTACATTGATAGGAGCTGGCCCAGGTAGCTCAGACCTAATAACAGTTAGGGGTTTGAAGGCTTTGAAGGCTGCCGATGTCGTATTGTACGATGCCTTGATAGGGGAAGAGCTGTTACGTCAGATGGATACCCGTATTCCGAAAATATACGTAGGAAAACGATGTGGACAACATGCGTTTACCCAAGATGATATTAACGTTCTCATTGTGGAAAAAGCCTTTGAACATGGTCATGTGGTCCGCTTAAAAGGCGGTGACCCCTTTGTTTTTGGACGTGCCCACGAAGAAATAGACTATGTGGAATCTTTTGGTATACCTGTAACGGTGGTCCCAGGCGTATCAAGTGCCATTGCCGTTCCGTCCGGTCAGGGCATACCCATGACGCGTAGAGGGGTGAGTAGTAGTTTTTGGGTGATGACGGCTACCAAAAGGGACGGCTCCTTCTCCGAAGATTTAAAGTTTGCCTCACAGTCTTCTGCCACTATGGTTATACTAATGGGGGTTAGGAAACTCGCCGAGATTTCGGCCGAGGTAAGTAAATATAGGGGTTCCTTAACGCCGATGGCGGTCATTCAAAATGGTACCATGCAGAATGAATCCTGTATAGTGGGGACATTGGGGGATGTGGCATCGGCTATTTCCGATATCGATACTTCCAAACCGGGTATCATTGTAATTGGCGATGTGGTTGCCGAGCATCCTTCCTTTTTTGAGGAAGAGGTTCAGCGTGTGCTTCATTCGAGTCTCTAG
- the nirB gene encoding nitrite reductase large subunit NirB, with protein MKTIIVVGNGMVGYKFCEKFAARKESENFKVIVFGEEPRAAYDRVHLSEFFGNRDAKALELAPMDWYTENKIELIVNERITDIHRKTKTVTTGSDKTYTYDYLVLATGSSPFVPPINGVEKEGVFVYRTIEDLEAMLDYAEKIKSKKTNGRAAILGGGLLGLEAGKAVMDMGLEPHVVEYAPKLMPRQLDSRSSNVLQLTLENMGINVHSGKATNRILGNGAITGMDFGEDDTLEVDMLVISAGIRPRDELGRTCNLEMGVRGGIVVNDRMQTSDPSIFAIGEVALYNQMIYGLVAPGYEMAEVAVNQIVESHEVIMRAEIDMSTKLKLIGVDVASFGVPYMPADKGLSIIYENKTKGLYKRINVSHDGKTLLGGIMVGDAADYSILHQMYLNNIPLPDNAEELIVGARGEGGSAFGSAMDLPDTAVICSCEAVTKGAVCCSVIDDGNETVKAVAKATKATTGCGGCKPMVADLVKESLKTLGKTVKENICEHFDYSRQELFDIVKLREITDYDQLLDEVGKGHGCEVCKPLAASIFASIYNETANRQETIQDSNDRYLANIQRNGTYSVVPRVAGGEISPKQLMAMGRIAKKYDLYTKITGGQRIDMFGAKLHELPLIWEELIAEGFETGQAYGKSLRTVKSCVGSTWCRYGMDESVSFAIEIENRYKGIRSPHKFKGGVSGCIRECAEARGKDFGFIAVEGGWNVYVGGNGGANPRHAELLAEKVDKETAIKYVDRFMMFYIKTAPPLTRTAAWLEKLEGGITYLKNVVINDSLGIAEELDADMQKFVDTYKCEWKEAVETPEIRERYTHFINSDETDDNIEFVSLREQKMPKEWA; from the coding sequence ATGAAAACTATTATTGTTGTCGGAAACGGCATGGTCGGATATAAGTTCTGTGAAAAATTCGCCGCCCGCAAAGAATCTGAAAATTTTAAGGTCATCGTTTTCGGTGAGGAACCAAGAGCCGCCTATGACCGCGTGCATCTCAGTGAATTCTTTGGAAACCGAGATGCAAAGGCATTGGAACTTGCCCCCATGGACTGGTATACCGAAAACAAAATAGAACTCATCGTAAACGAACGTATTACCGACATCCATCGCAAGACAAAGACGGTAACTACCGGAAGCGATAAAACCTATACGTACGACTACTTGGTACTCGCTACGGGTTCCAGCCCTTTTGTGCCCCCTATAAACGGCGTTGAAAAAGAAGGGGTCTTCGTATACCGAACCATAGAGGACCTGGAAGCCATGCTCGATTATGCCGAAAAGATAAAGTCAAAGAAGACCAACGGACGAGCGGCCATTTTAGGTGGGGGACTCCTAGGTCTTGAAGCGGGCAAAGCCGTAATGGATATGGGATTAGAACCCCACGTCGTGGAATATGCCCCAAAATTGATGCCGAGACAGCTCGACTCCCGAAGTAGCAATGTGCTACAACTTACCTTAGAAAATATGGGTATCAACGTCCACTCGGGAAAGGCTACCAACCGGATTCTGGGCAACGGCGCCATAACGGGAATGGATTTTGGCGAAGACGACACCCTTGAAGTGGATATGCTGGTCATTTCGGCCGGAATACGGCCAAGGGACGAACTCGGAAGAACCTGTAACCTTGAAATGGGCGTTCGTGGCGGTATCGTGGTAAACGACAGAATGCAGACCTCTGACCCCTCTATCTTTGCCATTGGCGAAGTGGCCCTATACAACCAAATGATATATGGCCTGGTAGCGCCCGGTTATGAAATGGCAGAAGTGGCGGTCAACCAAATCGTAGAAAGCCATGAGGTTATAATGAGGGCGGAAATAGACATGTCTACCAAACTAAAACTTATTGGGGTAGATGTTGCCAGTTTTGGGGTACCGTATATGCCTGCGGACAAAGGGCTCTCCATTATCTATGAAAATAAGACCAAAGGCCTATATAAAAGAATTAACGTAAGCCATGATGGAAAAACCCTGTTGGGAGGGATCATGGTAGGTGATGCCGCCGATTACAGCATTCTTCACCAGATGTACCTCAACAACATCCCTTTGCCCGACAATGCCGAAGAGCTTATTGTTGGCGCAAGGGGCGAAGGCGGTTCTGCCTTCGGAAGTGCCATGGACCTGCCCGACACGGCCGTTATCTGTTCTTGCGAGGCCGTAACCAAGGGAGCCGTCTGTTGTTCGGTAATCGACGATGGCAACGAAACCGTAAAGGCCGTCGCCAAGGCCACGAAGGCCACTACGGGCTGCGGAGGGTGTAAACCCATGGTGGCCGATTTGGTAAAGGAAAGCCTAAAGACCTTGGGGAAAACGGTAAAGGAAAACATCTGTGAGCATTTCGATTACTCCAGACAAGAGCTTTTTGATATCGTAAAACTCAGGGAGATCACAGATTACGACCAATTGTTGGACGAGGTGGGGAAAGGCCATGGCTGTGAAGTCTGTAAACCGTTAGCCGCCTCTATTTTTGCCAGCATCTACAATGAAACGGCCAACCGCCAAGAAACCATTCAAGATAGTAACGACCGTTATTTGGCCAACATACAGCGAAACGGGACCTATTCCGTTGTACCTAGGGTGGCCGGAGGGGAAATATCCCCAAAACAACTCATGGCCATGGGACGAATCGCCAAAAAATACGACTTATATACCAAGATTACGGGAGGACAACGCATCGATATGTTCGGCGCCAAACTGCACGAACTACCCTTGATTTGGGAAGAGCTTATCGCCGAAGGTTTTGAGACCGGCCAAGCCTATGGAAAATCGCTGCGGACCGTGAAAAGTTGCGTCGGTTCTACCTGGTGCCGCTACGGTATGGATGAAAGTGTGAGTTTTGCCATCGAAATAGAGAACAGGTACAAGGGTATACGCTCCCCCCACAAATTTAAAGGTGGTGTCTCGGGCTGTATTCGCGAATGTGCCGAAGCCCGTGGTAAAGATTTTGGTTTTATCGCCGTTGAAGGCGGATGGAACGTATACGTCGGCGGGAACGGTGGCGCCAACCCAAGACATGCCGAATTACTGGCCGAAAAAGTGGACAAGGAGACTGCCATAAAATATGTAGACCGCTTTATGATGTTCTATATCAAAACGGCACCGCCACTTACAAGAACCGCCGCATGGCTTGAAAAACTAGAAGGGGGCATTACCTATCTTAAGAATGTAGTCATCAACGATTCCCTAGGCATTGCAGAAGAATTGGACGCCGATATGCAGAAGTTTGTCGACACCTATAAATGCGAATGGAAAGAGGCCGTAGAGACTCCCGAAATAAGGGAACGCTACACCCACTTTATCAACTCTGACGAAACCGATGACAATATTGAGTTCGTATCCTTACGAGAGCAAAAAATGCCTAAGGAATGGGCCTAA
- the nirD gene encoding nitrite reductase small subunit NirD, which produces MIANLSTYESVTTEEVKVWFKAGPVHKFPKNGGACIKYKDKQIAVFNFTRQGQWYACQNLCPHKMEMVLSRGMIGEEDRHPKIACPLHKNTFSLKTGENLNGSLDAIATYPVKVEDETVYVGFME; this is translated from the coding sequence ATGATCGCAAATCTAAGCACATACGAAAGCGTAACAACCGAAGAAGTAAAGGTCTGGTTCAAGGCCGGACCTGTACATAAATTCCCAAAAAACGGAGGAGCCTGCATCAAATACAAAGACAAACAGATCGCCGTTTTCAATTTTACGCGTCAAGGCCAGTGGTATGCCTGTCAAAACTTATGTCCGCATAAAATGGAAATGGTGCTTTCCCGTGGTATGATCGGGGAAGAAGATAGGCACCCCAAGATTGCGTGCCCCCTTCACAAAAACACCTTTTCATTAAAAACAGGGGAAAACCTCAACGGAAGCCTCGATGCCATCGCGACCTATCCCGTTAAGGTAGAGGATGAAACCGTCTACGTTGGCTTTATGGAATAG
- a CDS encoding DUF4202 domain-containing protein, whose product MASPDKLQQAFSLFDKANEQDPHTETVPSGKTYPKELLYALRMTEKLNDFAPNASEALQLTARCQHICRWEIPRDAYEMNRAGYLKWRQDLKTFHAEKASAILKEVGYDQETIDKVTFLLEKKQLKKNQETQTLEDVVCLVFLQYYFEPFSAEHQEEKVIDILQKTWRKMSEAGHQAALKLPLSKPALQLVSKAIKG is encoded by the coding sequence ATGGCATCGCCCGATAAATTACAGCAAGCCTTTTCTTTGTTCGACAAGGCGAATGAACAAGATCCCCATACAGAAACCGTGCCTTCGGGAAAAACATACCCTAAGGAATTGCTTTATGCCCTTCGTATGACGGAGAAGTTGAACGATTTTGCGCCCAACGCCTCCGAGGCCCTACAGCTGACCGCAAGGTGCCAGCATATTTGCCGCTGGGAAATTCCCCGTGACGCATACGAAATGAACCGTGCGGGCTATTTGAAATGGCGTCAAGACCTTAAAACATTTCACGCCGAAAAAGCCTCGGCAATATTGAAGGAAGTGGGGTACGACCAGGAAACCATAGATAAGGTGACCTTCTTGCTGGAAAAAAAACAACTCAAAAAGAACCAAGAGACCCAGACTTTGGAAGACGTGGTCTGTCTGGTTTTTCTACAGTATTACTTTGAACCCTTTTCGGCCGAGCACCAAGAGGAAAAGGTGATAGACATTCTTCAGAAGACCTGGCGCAAAATGTCTGAAGCAGGCCACCAGGCCGCATTAAAGCTTCCGCTTTCAAAACCGGCATTGCAACTGGTTTCAAAAGCGATCAAGGGCTAA